ATATTATTCCCCCGTCCATTGCTGCCAATGATCTTGCGTTGAAACGGTATGAAACATTGATGAACACCATTCGTGAGACCTATAATGAACTTGTTGAACTAGGTGTTCATCAAGAAGACGCTAGGTATGTGCTAGCCAATGGAACGGAAACAAAAATTGTTGTCACAATGAATGCAAGGTCTTTGATGCACTTTTTTCAGCTTCGCTGTTGCAGCAGGGCGCAATGGGAGATTAGGCAGTTAGCCTATCTCATGCGGGACGAAGTTAGAAAGGTTGCACCGCTGTTATTTAAAAAAGCCGGACCCGCTTGTGAGACTGATGATTACTGCAGTGAAGGAAACATGACTTGCGGCAGGCTGGAAAAACTGCGTGCCAATCATTTGAATGAAATACATAGCTTGTGAGAAGCCGGGCAAAACTATTAAGTATCGTCAGGTAACTGAGGAGGAATTCCTGTGTCAGAAGAAGTTATTATTGGCCGAAATAGTGTGGCTGAAGTCATTAAAAGCGGTCGCTCCATAAACAAGGTTCTTGTAGCCAAAGGGGATAGACAAGGCTCTCTCAAACAAATTGTAGGTCAGGCGTTAAAGAAGGGGCTACTAGTCCAAGAAGTGGATCACGCCAAGCTCGACTCCCTTGCGGAAGGCCAGAATCATCAGGGCATTATTGCTTATGCGGCACCCATTCAGTTTGTTGATGTGGCACAAATGCTACAGAATGCTGCAAACAAAGGGGAACAGGCTTTTTTGGTTCTCCTTGATGAATTGGAGGATCCTCATAATGTTGGTGCCATTATTCGAACTGCCGATGGAGCGGGTTGCCATGGCTTACTTCTACCTAAGCGGCGGACAGCCCCTATTTCGTCTACAGTAGCTAAGATATCATCTGGGGCTGTGGAGTATGTACCTATTGCCCAGATTGGCAATGTGTCGCAAACAATTAAATCGCTGAAAAAGCAAGGCGTGTGGGTAGTCGGCGCGGATATGGACGGTGAAAAAAACTACTATGATGCTGATTTGACGGGGCCCATTGTTGTTGTTGTTGGCAACGAGGGTCAGGGACTCAGCCGCCTAATAAAAGAAAATTGCGACATTTTGGTAAAAATACCCATGAAAGGACACATGACTTCGCTTAATGCATCAGTTGCCTGTTCATTACTGCTCTATGAAGTATGCAGACAACGGGAGTTGAAATAATATTGAAACGATGCTGTTATGTTAGTGTAGCGTTGGTGCTCTTGTTATTTACGGGTGGATTTATTTTTGTTTGGCCCCTTGTGGCAGGCAAAGTATATGCTGGTGTCACAGTAGAGGGTGTGGCAATGAGTGGTCTTACTATAGACGAGGTGAAAAATCTGCTCTGCCTATGGCGCGATGAACAAGCAACACAGCAACCCTTTAGTGTATATTATGGTGAAAAAGTTTTTCCTCTTGCCCCTCAAACTGTGGACTATGACGTGGATGTCGACGCGACAGCCGATGAGGTGATGCGTTGGGGGCGAAAGGGAAGTTTATTCGAGCGTGTTCAGTACATTTGTCAAGCAGAGCTGCGTGGTCATTCTGTTTCACTGCGCAGTCATTATAGCGAACAAAAATTAGAGAACCTTATTGAGAATTGGCGCGAAAGCATAGATAAGGCGCCTCGAAATGCTGGTTTTAGTATTTTGCACGGCGGCATGATTCACGAAGAAACGGGGCATAAACTTGAAACGAGTTCATTAAAGACCCTGATTGTCCAGGCACTCAATCAATCGTCTGGACCCAAGACGTTAGCCCTTCCTGTTACTCCTCTTTATCCTGAGTTAACGACGGGTGAACTTGCACAAACAGGATTAAAAGAGTTACTTGCCACTTTCACAACAACATTTAATGCTGATGACCGTAATCGTTCTATGAATATTGGCATTGCAGCTAACAAAATTAACGGACATATTATTTATGCTCATGAAACTTTTTCTTTTAACGATGCTGTAGGACCGAGAGATAAAGAGCACGGGTTTAAAGAAGCCATGGAAATTGTGGACAATGCCTATGTTCCTGGTATTGGCGGGGGAATTTGTCAAGTTTCTTCTACTCTCTATAATGTAGCGCTATTGGCAAACCTGTCTATTGTTGAACGTTATAACCATTCAAAACCCCTCGGCTATGTAGGACTTGGCAGGGATGCTACGGTTGCTTATGGAACGTTAGACTTTAAATTTACCAATGATTTTCCTTTCCCTGTCATGATTGTTGCAGAAGTGCAGGATAATGAATTATGTATCGGCTTGTTCGGGACAACGAAGCCGACCAGTGAAACCGTAAAAATTGTGACTGAGAATCAGCAGGTTATTTCACCCGCTATTGTGAGAAAACAAGATAATGCTTTGCTGCTTGGCGAAACAGAGCTGGATAAACAGGGGAAACCAGGTTATGAGGTGACGACAGTCCGCGTCGTTGAGCAGGATGGTAGTACAATAAAACGTGAAATTATTGCAACAGACAAATATCTTCCCGAAAATACAGTTGTCAAATTCGGTACAAAAATGCCCGATTTTTCTTTGAAAAGTACTTACTAGGCGATGAGTAAGCAATGAAAATTTTATTCCCGTCTAAAGTGAAAAATGTATTTTAGACGGGGATATGATAATGGAGTAAAATGGGAGAAGAAAATGGGGAAAATACGTCGCGACTATTTACTCGTCGATGGTTATAATGTCATTCATGATTGGCCGGAATTGAAAGAGATGCTGGATCATCTTGATCATGCTAGAGATCGTCTTACCGATTGGCTGGCCAGTTATGGTGAATACAAGGGCTATGAGGTAATGATCATCTTTGATGCTCCAGCTGTAACGGGCTTTAAAGAACGGTCCTTATTGGTGCATGGCCATGTAACGGTGATTTTTACGCAGGAAGGTGAAACAGCGGATAGCTTTATTGAAAAGGCATCTTACAGGTTGGCACGAGCGGGTCGGGACGTTTATGTTGCTACCTCGGACGCAGCAGAACAGCAGATTATTCTTGGCGTAGGTGCTTTTCGTATATCGGCGCGCGAACTAAGACGCGATATGATGGTTACCATGAGAAATATGCCCCGGCGATTAACCGAAGGCGATAGACAGACAGAGCGCAATGAAATTGAAGGACGCATCAATCCAAATGTTCTTGAAAAACTCAATAAACTCCGCATGAGAAGGTAGGCCTCTTCACAAAGAATGCTTGACTAAAATGGCTTTACTAAGGTATAATTTTCGTGAAGTAGCATGTACTTATTAGTGAAGGCACTAAGGATTAGTGCATTTTATTTTTGTAGGTCATCAGGAAGAATGGGGGCGATCGAATGCGGGCAAATACTCAACGCGATCTGTACGGTTGTTTTGAGAATATGATGGATGAAGAAATTGTTGCCGATGTCAAAGATAATGACAACACAGTCGCTCTGGAGTATCTTATTAATAAATACCGTAATTTCGTTCGAGCCAAAGCTAGATCGTACTTTTTAATCGGTGCGGAACGGGAAGATATTATTCAAGAAGGAATGATCGGTCTTTATAAGGCTATTCGGGATTTTCGTAATGATAAGCTTTCTTCTTTTCGGGCCTTTGCCGAACTTTGCGTAACCCGCCAAATTATTACGGCGATTAAAACGGCTACGAGGCAGAAACATATTCCTTTAAACTCGTATGTCTCGTTAAATAAACCAATTTATGATGAAGATTCTGATCGTACGCTTCTCGATGTTTTATCAGGTTCGAAAATTTCTGATCCCGAAGAATTGGTGATCAGTCGTGAAGAATTTATTGACATTGAAGGAAAAATGTGCGAGATTCTGAGTGATTTGGAATGGAAAGTATTAATGAGTTATTTAGACGGAAAATCATATCAGGAGATTGCCGTTGAGCTTGATCGTCACGTGAAGTCGATTGATAATGCTTTGCAACGAGTCAAACGAAAATTGGAACGATATTTGGATAATCGTAGCGATGATGCTGAAGTACGTGGTATGTATAAAGGTTTAGCCGGACTAAATAAAGAACTTCAGGTTGAGTTGGCTGACTATAATTCTTCAAATGACAAGCATAACTGACATCCCTATGGGGGTGTCTTTTTATTTTTATCATGTTATGAAGGAATTTTTTATTTATTGCCGAAAGAGGAGGAACGAAGACCCAAGAATAAAAAAGGTGAGGTGGAGTCCATGTCAGCCGCGTTAAGAGTAGTGGAGTGCTTACGTGAAGTGGAACACATGCCCAATAAGCTTGTTTTGATTGTTGGGAAAGCCGGCGCCGGAAAAAGCAAAATCTTACGGGAATTGGCAGATGTGAAAGGTTGTCGCTATCTGGATTGTAAGTTCTTAATTACGGATGATCTCATTGATTTAGTTCCCAAGGTGCGACAACAGCAAGCACCAGGCATTATGGATGAGGTATTGAGCGGATTTTCAGCGGAAACTTTTCTGTTAGATCGTATTGAACTGTTTTTTAGGCCTGTACTGTGTTTAGAGCCACTCAATTTGCTTAAGCAATTAAGTCGAAAGTATTCACTTGTTGTAGCTTGGCCGGGTAAATATGAAGATGGTAAGCTGATTTTTCAGGATTGGAAATTAGACAGTCATACTTATGATGCGAAGGGGATTCGGATTATTGAGTTATAACTTTTTTTATAAGTGGACTGTAGCAATATAAAGTTTGTTTTTGAAACAAGAGATAGCTTTTATCTCTTGTTTTTTAGATATGCGAGAAATTTTTTCGCAACGATGACTCAAAATAATCTTACTGTGTGAATTTCTCTATTATACAATTATACAAACGAAAGGAACTGTTTTTATGCAACAACGTTATCAATTTTGCCCCTATTGCGGCGGAAAACTTTATGTTGAAAGAAAAGCCGAGCGGCCTCGTTTGACTTGTCAAAGCTGTGGGCGTATTTTATATGAGAACCCAATTGTGGGAGTCGCTGCCGTTGTGCGAAATGCGGAAGGTAAGATTTTGCTTGGCAAGCGAAGTGAGACGGCTTCTTATGCCGGACTTTGGTGCATACCCTGCGGCTATGTGGAATATGATGAAGAAGTGAGGCAGGCTGTTTGTCGAGAATTTTACGAAGAAACGGGACTAGAAATTGTTGTAAAAAAAGTTTTTGCAGTTCTTTCTAATTTTCATAATCCCCTTGTTCATACTGTGGGAATTTGGTTTGAAAGTGAAATAGTTAGTGGTTGCCTTGAGGCTGGCGATGATTTAAGCGAAGTGGGCTATTTCGCACTTCATGAAGTGCCGCCGTTGGCATTTCCTACCGATCAGATTGTATTAGATATGCTTAAGAGTGAGCAAGAAAAAATTCAGCCGCTTATTAAATAAGTAGGGAGAGAAGTGTATGGCAGATTAACTTGCTGCTAGTCTGTTGGGCATTATTGAAGGACTAACGGATTTTTTGCCTATTTCTTTGGCGCGACAATTGTTTGGTTGATGCGTTTTTTGAATCGTTTCACTTTAGCGGCTTTTGCTTACTATTGATTTGTTCTGGCGTTCTTATCAATTGGATATTTTTATTATTGAAAAGATGCTAAATAAGTGTTTACAAGGATAAATTCTTGTGGTATCATTAGTTCCTGTCAAGGATATTTATGTCGATCCATCGTTCTTAATGACTTTGAAATGAAATTTTAGGAATAAAGAAAAACAAAAAAAGTTGTTGACACAGCGCATTGAAAGATGTATAATAAATCTTGTCGCTAAGAACGAAGCCCTTGTGGCGGAGTTAAAAATAACATGCTGGCGTAGCTCAATTGGTAGAGCAGCTGACTTGTAATCAGCAGGTTGGGAGTTCGATTCTTCTCGCCAGCTCCAGTTTTAAAAATTTAAATGGGTAGGTGGCCGAGTGGCTAAAGGCAGCAGACTGTAAATCTGCCTCTTAACGGATACGATGGTTCGAATCCATCCCTGCCCACCATTTTCATTAATTTTATAGTAAGGTTTGAATGTCGCGGGGTGGAGCAGCTGGCAGCTCGTCGGGCTCATAACCCGAAGGTCACAGGTTCAAGTCCTGTCCCCGCAACCATGTATTTATTGCTGATGTAGCTCAGTCGGTAGAGCGTATCCTTGGTAAGGATAAGGTCACCGGTTCAATCCCGGTCATTAGCTCCACATATATATAATATGGCGGCGTAGCTCAGTTGGCTAGAGCATGCGGTTCATACCCGCAGTGTCCGGGGTTCAAATCCCTGCGCCGCCACCAAGTGAAACTACAAAAAAGCCTCGCATATTGCGGGGCTTTATTTACTTATAATGAAAACAAAGCGATAAATTACCGCTATTGTGAAAAGAATGCAGGATTTTAACATTGTTGCTAGAAATGATCAGTATTACTTTTTTAGGGAGGACATGAGATAGAATGGCTAAGAAAAAATTTGAAAGAAACAAACCTCATGTGAATATTGGCACCATCGGTCACGTTGATCATGGCAAGACTTCTTTAACGGCTGCAATTACCATGACACTGGCAAAAGCAGGCGGTGCAGAATTCATGGCGTATGACATGATTGATAAGGCTCCAGAAGAAAGAGAACGTGGAATTACGATTAATACGGCACATGTGGAATATGAAACAGAGAAACGTCACTATGCCCATGTTGACTGCCCAGGCCATGCTGACTATGTAAAAAACATGATCACAGGTGCTGCACAGATGGATGGTGCTATCCTTGTTTGTAGCGCTGCTGACGGCCCAATGCCTCAGACTCGTGAACACATTCTGCTGTCCCGTCAGGTTGGCGTACCAGCAATGGTCGTATTCTTAAACAAGATGGACCTTGTTGATGATCCTGAACTGATTGAATTGGTAGAAATGGAAGTACGTGAATTGTTATCAAGCTATGAATTCCCTGGTGATGATATTCCAATTATTACAGGATCCGCTGTTAAAGCACTTGAATGTGGCTGCGGTAAACGCGAATGCGAATGGTGCGGTAAGATACATGAATTAATGGATGCTGTTGATGAATACATTCCAACACCTACGCGCGACACGGACAAACCGTTCTTGATGCCAGTAGAAGATGTCTTCACAATTACCGGTCGTGGCACAGTTGCTACAGGTCGTGTAGAAAGAGGCGAAATCAAAGTAAGTGATACTATTGAAATCGTCGGAATGACAGAAAAACCAAAAG
This portion of the Pelorhabdus rhamnosifermentans genome encodes:
- the thyX gene encoding FAD-dependent thymidylate synthase, whose product is MKVTLCGYTPQPEKTVAMAARLCYSPIGAAELAENMTDKQVTNLVNKIADLGHLSTIEHVSFTFAIEGVSRVLSHQLVRHRIASYSQQSQRYVKEHDFEYIIPPSIAANDLALKRYETLMNTIRETYNELVELGVHQEDARYVLANGTETKIVVTMNARSLMHFFQLRCCSRAQWEIRQLAYLMRDEVRKVAPLLFKKAGPACETDDYCSEGNMTCGRLEKLRANHLNEIHSL
- the rlmB gene encoding 23S rRNA (guanosine(2251)-2'-O)-methyltransferase RlmB, producing MSEEVIIGRNSVAEVIKSGRSINKVLVAKGDRQGSLKQIVGQALKKGLLVQEVDHAKLDSLAEGQNHQGIIAYAAPIQFVDVAQMLQNAANKGEQAFLVLLDELEDPHNVGAIIRTADGAGCHGLLLPKRRTAPISSTVAKISSGAVEYVPIAQIGNVSQTIKSLKKQGVWVVGADMDGEKNYYDADLTGPIVVVVGNEGQGLSRLIKENCDILVKIPMKGHMTSLNASVACSLLLYEVCRQRELK
- a CDS encoding VanW family protein, yielding MKRCCYVSVALVLLLFTGGFIFVWPLVAGKVYAGVTVEGVAMSGLTIDEVKNLLCLWRDEQATQQPFSVYYGEKVFPLAPQTVDYDVDVDATADEVMRWGRKGSLFERVQYICQAELRGHSVSLRSHYSEQKLENLIENWRESIDKAPRNAGFSILHGGMIHEETGHKLETSSLKTLIVQALNQSSGPKTLALPVTPLYPELTTGELAQTGLKELLATFTTTFNADDRNRSMNIGIAANKINGHIIYAHETFSFNDAVGPRDKEHGFKEAMEIVDNAYVPGIGGGICQVSSTLYNVALLANLSIVERYNHSKPLGYVGLGRDATVAYGTLDFKFTNDFPFPVMIVAEVQDNELCIGLFGTTKPTSETVKIVTENQQVISPAIVRKQDNALLLGETELDKQGKPGYEVTTVRVVEQDGSTIKREIIATDKYLPENTVVKFGTKMPDFSLKSTY
- a CDS encoding NYN domain-containing protein codes for the protein MGKIRRDYLLVDGYNVIHDWPELKEMLDHLDHARDRLTDWLASYGEYKGYEVMIIFDAPAVTGFKERSLLVHGHVTVIFTQEGETADSFIEKASYRLARAGRDVYVATSDAAEQQIILGVGAFRISARELRRDMMVTMRNMPRRLTEGDRQTERNEIEGRINPNVLEKLNKLRMRR
- the sigH gene encoding RNA polymerase sporulation sigma factor SigH, which encodes MRANTQRDLYGCFENMMDEEIVADVKDNDNTVALEYLINKYRNFVRAKARSYFLIGAEREDIIQEGMIGLYKAIRDFRNDKLSSFRAFAELCVTRQIITAIKTATRQKHIPLNSYVSLNKPIYDEDSDRTLLDVLSGSKISDPEELVISREEFIDIEGKMCEILSDLEWKVLMSYLDGKSYQEIAVELDRHVKSIDNALQRVKRKLERYLDNRSDDAEVRGMYKGLAGLNKELQVELADYNSSNDKHN
- the brxF gene encoding BREX-3 system P-loop-containing protein BrxF, coding for MSAALRVVECLREVEHMPNKLVLIVGKAGAGKSKILRELADVKGCRYLDCKFLITDDLIDLVPKVRQQQAPGIMDEVLSGFSAETFLLDRIELFFRPVLCLEPLNLLKQLSRKYSLVVAWPGKYEDGKLIFQDWKLDSHTYDAKGIRIIEL
- a CDS encoding NUDIX hydrolase — translated: MQQRYQFCPYCGGKLYVERKAERPRLTCQSCGRILYENPIVGVAAVVRNAEGKILLGKRSETASYAGLWCIPCGYVEYDEEVRQAVCREFYEETGLEIVVKKVFAVLSNFHNPLVHTVGIWFESEIVSGCLEAGDDLSEVGYFALHEVPPLAFPTDQIVLDMLKSEQEKIQPLIK
- the tuf gene encoding elongation factor Tu, which translates into the protein MAKKKFERNKPHVNIGTIGHVDHGKTSLTAAITMTLAKAGGAEFMAYDMIDKAPEERERGITINTAHVEYETEKRHYAHVDCPGHADYVKNMITGAAQMDGAILVCSAADGPMPQTREHILLSRQVGVPAMVVFLNKMDLVDDPELIELVEMEVRELLSSYEFPGDDIPIITGSAVKALECGCGKRECEWCGKIHELMDAVDEYIPTPTRDTDKPFLMPVEDVFTITGRGTVATGRVERGEIKVSDTIEIVGMTEKPKATVVTGLEMFRKLLDSAVAGDNIGVLLRGVERKEIERGQVLAKPASIKPHTKFSAQVYVLTKEEGGRHTPFFNGYRPQFYFRTTDVTGVTTLPEGVEMVMPGDNIRMDIELITPIAMEEGLRFAIREGGRTVGAGVVSAINA